In one window of Arachis ipaensis cultivar K30076 chromosome B06, Araip1.1, whole genome shotgun sequence DNA:
- the LOC107648292 gene encoding uncharacterized protein LOC107648292 isoform X1 produces MSLPSKCLCCNVASLTLSSLSPLPPPPAPAVCTSTYYHNPAPLIHKSPFQQVDHLTTRGKEKPWSRRRKRRLRLRPLSASVPAPPPLDLTEDNVRQVLVDARAELGQIFDTSVGITGTVELAELDGPFVKISLKGRFWHKRSDVVARVANYLKQRIPPRTRAKHVPYLDFQEILEVDIEDEKQLDDSPENF; encoded by the exons ATGTCACTGCCTTCAAAGTGCCTCTGTTGCAATGTAGCCTCACTCACACTCTCATCATtatctcctcttcctcctcctcctgcaCCTGCTGTATGCACCTCCACTTATTACCATAACCCTGCCCCACTTATCCACAAATCTCCATTTCAACAAGTGGACCACCTAACAACACGTGGCAAAGAAAAACCATGGagcaggaggaggaagaggaggttgAGGCTGAGACCTCTTTCAGCATCTGTCCCGGCTCCGCCGCCACTCGACCTCACAGAAGACAATGTGAGACAGGTGTTGGTTGATGCTCGCGCGGAGCTGGGACAGATCTTTGACACTTCAGTTGGCATCACTG GAACGGTTGAATTGGCAGAGTTAGATGGACCTTTCGTGAAGATCAGCCTCAAGGGTCGCTTTTGGCACAAGCGTTCCGATGTCGTAGCCAGAGTCGCTAATTATCTCAAACAGAGGATCCCT CCTAGAACAAGAGCGAAACATGTTCCCTATTTGGATTTTCAGGAGATTTTGGAGGTTGATATAGAAGACGAGAAACAATTGGATGACAGTCCGGAGAACTTTTGA
- the LOC107648292 gene encoding uncharacterized protein LOC107648292 isoform X2, which translates to MSLPSKCLCCNVASLTLSSLSPLPPPPAPAVCTSTYYHNPAPLIHKSPFQQVDHLTTRGKEKPWSRRRKRRLRLRPLSASVPAPPPLDLTEDNVRQVLVDARAELGQIFDTSVGITGTVELAELDGPFVKISLKGRFWHKRSDVVARVANYLKQRIPEILEVDIEDEKQLDDSPENF; encoded by the exons ATGTCACTGCCTTCAAAGTGCCTCTGTTGCAATGTAGCCTCACTCACACTCTCATCATtatctcctcttcctcctcctcctgcaCCTGCTGTATGCACCTCCACTTATTACCATAACCCTGCCCCACTTATCCACAAATCTCCATTTCAACAAGTGGACCACCTAACAACACGTGGCAAAGAAAAACCATGGagcaggaggaggaagaggaggttgAGGCTGAGACCTCTTTCAGCATCTGTCCCGGCTCCGCCGCCACTCGACCTCACAGAAGACAATGTGAGACAGGTGTTGGTTGATGCTCGCGCGGAGCTGGGACAGATCTTTGACACTTCAGTTGGCATCACTG GAACGGTTGAATTGGCAGAGTTAGATGGACCTTTCGTGAAGATCAGCCTCAAGGGTCGCTTTTGGCACAAGCGTTCCGATGTCGTAGCCAGAGTCGCTAATTATCTCAAACAGAGGATCCCT GAGATTTTGGAGGTTGATATAGAAGACGAGAAACAATTGGATGACAGTCCGGAGAACTTTTGA